The region AAATCTACCTCTGGAGCTTGAAGAGTAATGAGACTTATAGATGAGGATGACAAAGAGATATCAGAAATAAATATGACGCCTTTTGTTGATATTATTCTAGTTGTCCTGATTATATTCATGGCAACAGCAACATTCATAGTAGAAGGAAAGATACCTTTAAACCTTCCAAAAGCTGAGACTGGAGAGCCAAAAGAGATAAAGGTAAAAAGAATTGAGATCACCATTCTTAAAACAGGTGAGCTCTTCATAAACGATAAAAAGATAAACCCTGATCTTTTAGAGGAAAAACTTAAACAGCTTAAAGGAAAAGATACTGTTGTTGTTCTCAGGGCAGATCAGAGTATTGAATTTCAGAAAGTAGTGTCTATTATAGATACCTGTCGTAAGGTAGGACTTGAGAAATATATGATTGAAACAAAAAGAATGGATTAAGGTGATAAAAACGGAAAAGATTAATAAGTATTTTCTCATAGGTTTGGTAGTTTCTGTTCTTCTCCATATGTCCGTTTTTGCGGTTCTCATATCAATTGAGAGAAAAAAGGAAAAAGAAGAGGAAAAACCTATTTACGTTTATCTGTCAGAATTTAAGGAAGAAAAGAAGAAAGCCCCCCAGTCAGAAAAGAAAATACCAAAAAAATCAGAAAAGCCAAAACCTAAACCAAAAGTAAAGAAAAAGGTTGTTAAAAAACCTGTAAAAAAACCTGAGAAAAAGGTAGTAAAAAAGAAGATCAGAAAGGAAGTGATAAAACCTGTAAAAAAGCCTGAAAAGATTGTTGAAAAAGAGCCTGAAAAGATTGAGAAAAAAGCTTTACCTGACATAGTTTACCAGGAAGATGAGCTTTTAGAGGAGATTGACCAGATCGTTTTTGAGGAGGATATTCCTGAGTTTTCCCCTAAGGAAGAGGAAGTTCTTGATCTGTCAAAGCTTGAAGGAAAGGAAGAGATATTCCAGCCCGGAAAAGAGGAAAAGGTTGAGGAAGAAGTATCCGATGAGGATATACTTGCTTACATAAAAGAGCTTGAGATGTATCTTAACAATCTTGCAAGAAAAAGAGATCTTTATCCACCGCTTGCTAAAAGGTTGAGGATAGAAGGAAGTCTTATAATAAGGTTTACCATACTATCAGATGGATCTGTTGATAATGATAGCATCAAAATAATATCCAGTAGCGGGTATAACGTACTTGATAAAGGGGCGAGGAAGCTTATAGAGAAGTATGTACCTGAGTTTGCAAGAAAGTATGGGAAAAAACCGCCGAAAGGAGATTTAACGATAGAACTACCTGTAACTTTTGAGATAATAGGCTGGTGATATGAAAAAGGTTGAGATATTTACGGACGGCTCATCACTTGGTAATCCAGGAGCTGGAGGGTGGTGTGCCATCCTCAGATACAACAAACACGAGAAGATGATAAAGGGTGGGAAAGAGAACACAACAAATAATGAGATGGAGATAAAAGCTGTTCTTGAAGCATTAAAAATACTTAAAGAGCCTTGTGAGATTGATCTTTACTCAGATTCGGAATATGTTGTTAAAGCTATGAAGGAATGGATACACAACTGGGCGAAGAACAACTGGAAAACATCAAAGAAAAAGGATGTTGCCCATAAGGATATGTGGCAGGAGATATACAGACTCATGCAGATACACAGGATAAACCCCATATGGGTTAAAGCCCACGCAGGTCACAGAGAGAATGAGATCTGTGACAGGATAGCAAAGAAAGAGGCAGAAAAATTCAGAAGGTAGCGACATTGGGAAGAAATAAAACCGTTTATGTATGTTCAGAGTGTGGGGCTTCCTTTCCTACATGGTCAGGAAGATGCTCATCCTGCGGAAGCTGGAATACTCTCATTGAGGAAAGTGTAAGCAGAAAGAAAATACAGAAATCAGACAGAAAAGCTTTAACCCACAGACCGAAACCCATTAAACAGGCAAGGGAGGAGGTACATTACAGAAGGATATCAACAGGAATAAAAACGCTTGATGAAGCCCTTGGTGGTGGTATAGTAACAGGTCAGGTCATACTTGTATCAGGTGAGCCCGGAATAGGAAAATCAACACTTCTTCTACAGATCTCTTCAAATATATCTAAGGAAAGAAAGGTTCTTTACATAACTGGTGAGGAGTCTGCACACCAGGTTTATCTCAGAGCGGAGAGAATTGGAGCTTTAAGCGATAATCTCCTTGTACTTGCTGAGACAGATCTTGAGCTTATTATTGATGCTATAAACCAGGAAAAACCAGACTTTATCGTTCTTGACTCTGTCCAGACTGTTTACTCATCACAGCTTGAGTCTG is a window of Persephonella marina EX-H1 DNA encoding:
- a CDS encoding ExbD/TolR family protein, encoding MRLIDEDDKEISEINMTPFVDIILVVLIIFMATATFIVEGKIPLNLPKAETGEPKEIKVKRIEITILKTGELFINDKKINPDLLEEKLKQLKGKDTVVVLRADQSIEFQKVVSIIDTCRKVGLEKYMIETKRMD
- a CDS encoding energy transducer TonB; this encodes MKQKEWIKVIKTEKINKYFLIGLVVSVLLHMSVFAVLISIERKKEKEEEKPIYVYLSEFKEEKKKAPQSEKKIPKKSEKPKPKPKVKKKVVKKPVKKPEKKVVKKKIRKEVIKPVKKPEKIVEKEPEKIEKKALPDIVYQEDELLEEIDQIVFEEDIPEFSPKEEEVLDLSKLEGKEEIFQPGKEEKVEEEVSDEDILAYIKELEMYLNNLARKRDLYPPLAKRLRIEGSLIIRFTILSDGSVDNDSIKIISSSGYNVLDKGARKLIEKYVPEFARKYGKKPPKGDLTIELPVTFEIIGW
- the rnhA gene encoding ribonuclease HI; protein product: MKKVEIFTDGSSLGNPGAGGWCAILRYNKHEKMIKGGKENTTNNEMEIKAVLEALKILKEPCEIDLYSDSEYVVKAMKEWIHNWAKNNWKTSKKKDVAHKDMWQEIYRLMQIHRINPIWVKAHAGHRENEICDRIAKKEAEKFRR